From Saccharomyces kudriavzevii IFO 1802 strain IFO1802 genome assembly, chromosome: 13, a single genomic window includes:
- the MSS11 gene encoding Mss11p (similar to Saccharomyces cerevisiae MSS11 (YMR164C); ancestral locus Anc_2.346), producing the protein MDNTSNINTNVRPENTECGSTPNDKGLNGHIPLQFDENSRVFVSDAMAKNSKQLLYAHIYNYLIKNNYWNSAIKFLNEADLPLSRMNGASSGETNSLNSSLKNGLMDVASKNDVCSEDGLLPSKMLMDANDTFLLEWWEIFQSLFNGDLESVRNQNHNPVRERIVPLLPANSKSNIPPQFSNLSPSTVPPTHNNFPVTEENFRSNVNVNNVNLNDQTNRNVPERFVPRTTGSYDKPNSSTFPADATINNDIAAQQYAAINLQQQQQQQQQQQQQHQQHQQHQQNQQRQQQQQQQQQQQQQQQQQQQQQQQQQQQQQQQQQLQQQQQLQQQQQQQQQQQQQQQQQQQQLQQQQQQQHQQQHQQQHQQQHQQQHQQQHQQQQQQQHQHQQQQQHQQQPPHLTPYPIINSQMVPHLPISGPVENSHPTGIMPSIAPANQQFASQNQPPMFPDQQRFFQYQLQHQNQGQAPAFQQGRSGRFDDINAIKLFFQQQALQQNSLQQTPGNQNYQPNTRANTAEETTPVNDNNTNCNSLLQERIRAQFNKMKAIPQQIKGQSGATNPVLNDLTSQQQYMHMMMQRMATSQQLQNGGFPSDGRIPPTNSNISLQGGSMGPPVMENGPIRQTNQPGPNPMVNMQPLYQNASSAMHAFAPQQPFHLPQQYKANLSLSQSDPAAVFPPSNNNSNTPTVSQPSSKRTSSSSTTPNMTTTAQPKRKQRVSKSKTKESRKATALQKNLKSKKVEQKGDPTPSNFINVTSKDKSGKNVIKSQTIDSQQQPNGSLAIDAETFDIFNIGGFSPDLMDS; encoded by the coding sequence ATGGATAACACGTCCAATATAAATACTAATGTGCGCCCTGAGAACACTGAATGTGGTTCAACCCCAAATGACAAAGGCTTGAATGGTCATATTCCTCTGCAATTTGATGAGAATTCCCGAGTGTTTGTTTCGGATGCAATGGCTAAGAACTCTAAACAATTATTATACGctcatatatataattatCTCATCAAAAACAATTACTGGAACTCTGCCattaaatttttgaacgaAGCTGACCTTCCTTTGTCTAGAATGAACGGGGCTTCCTCAGGGGAAACAAACAGCTTGAATTCAAGCTTAAAGAATGGATTAATGGACGTTGCTTCCAAAAATGATGTTTGTAGTGAAGATGGATTGTTACCTTCGAAAATGCTGATGGACGCCAATGACACGTTTCTACTGGAATGGtgggaaatttttcaatcattATTCAACGGTGATCTTGAATCCGTTCGCAATCAAAACCATAACCCTGTAAGAGAAAGAATAGTACCTCTCTTACCAGCTAATTCGAAATCCAACATACCACCACAGTTCTCTAACCTCTCGCCAAGTACTGTTCCGCCTACTCATAATAACTTTCCAGTAACGGAGGAGAATTTCAGATCCAATGTTAATGTGAATAATGTTAATTTAAACGATCAAACCAATCGAAACGTTCCTGAAAGATTTGTACCAAGAACTACCGGTAGTTATGATAAACCCAACAGCAGTACCTTTCCAGCTGATGCTACCATAAACAATGATATTGCGGCTCAGCAGTACGCAGCTATCAACctacaacagcaacagcaacagcaacagcaacagcaacaacaacatcaacaacatcaacaacatcaacaaaatcaacaacggcagcaacagcagcaacagcagcaacagcagcaacagcagcaacagcagcaacagcagcaacagcaacagcagcagcaacagcagcaacagcaacagcaacttcaacaacaacagcaacttcaacaacaacagcaacagcaacagcaacaacaacaacagcaacagcaacagcaacagcaacttcaacaacaacagcaacagcaacatcaacaacaacatcaacagcaacatcaacaacaacatcaacagcaacatcaacagcaacatcaacagcaacagcaacagcaacatcaacatcaacagcaacagcaacatcaacagcaaccGCCACATCTGACCCCATATCCAATTATAAATTCACAAATGGTTCCTCATCTTCCAATATCAGGCCCAGTGGAAAACTCTCATCCAACCGGGATAATGCCTTCAATAGCTCCCGCAAATCAACAGTTTGCTTCACAAAATCAGCCACCAATGTTTCCTGACCAACAGCGATTCTTTCAGTACCAATTGCAGcatcaaaatcaaggaCAAGCGCCAGCTTTTCAGCAAGGCAGATCTGGCAGGTTCGATGACATAAACGCTATAAAACTGTTCTTCCAACAGCAAGCACTGCAGCAAAATTCACTGCAACAGACTCCCggaaatcaaaattatcagCCTAATACACGAGCTAATACTGCGGAGGAAACTACACCTgtcaatgataataatacaAATTGTAATAGTTTGTTGCAAGAACGTATACGAGCTCAAtttaataaaatgaaaGCAATTCCTCAGCAAATAAAAGGTCAAAGTGGAGCCACAAATCCAGTTCTTAACGATCTAACTTCTCAGCAACAATATATGCATATGATGATGCAGAGAATGGCTACTAGTCAACAACTACAAAATGGCGGTTTTCCTTCCGACGGCCGCATACCGCCAACTAACAGCAATATCTCATTACAGGGAGGAAGTATGGGACCTCCCGTCATGGAAAATGGGCCGATAAGGCAGACAAATCAGCCTGGTCCAAACCCAATGGTTAATATGCAACCTTTATATCAAAATGCTTCTTCAGCAATGCATGCATTTGCGCCACAGCAACCGTTTCACCTACCACAGCAGTATAAAGCTAATCTTTCGCTATCACAGAGTGATCCTGCTGCTGTCTTCCCCCCATCAAATAATAACAGTAATACGCCTACGGTCTCACAACCGTCTTCGAAGCGTACTTCAAGCTCCAGCACAACTCCCAATATGACCACTACTGCACAGCCCAAACGGAAGCAGCGAGTAAGTAAGTCGAAAACCAAGGAATCGAGAAAAGCTACTGCTTTACAAAAGAATCTGAAATCCAAGAAGGTCGAACAAAAGGGTGATCCAACTCCTTCAAACTTCATTAACGTCACTTCCAAGGATAAAAGCGGCAAAAATGTCATAAAGTCACAAACCATTGACTCACAGCAACAGCCCAATGGCTCCCTTGCTATAGATGCGGAAACTTTTGACATCTTTAATATCGGTGGCTTTTCTCCGGATCTAATGGACAGTTAG
- the PAH1 gene encoding phosphatidate phosphatase PAH1 (similar to Saccharomyces cerevisiae PAH1 (YMR165C); ancestral locus Anc_2.345), translated as MQYVGRALGSVSKTWSSINPATLSGAIDVIVVEHPDGTLSCSPFHVRFGKFQILKPSQKKVQVFINEKLSNMPMKLSDSGEAYFVFEMGDQVTDVPDELLVSPVMSATSSPPQSPETSVLEGGIVSEGEGVSENEHKKQEKKVLEEPDFLDINETGNLISKNDETAGPPTTAESTTSDSVEGRKLVKQRTKNFQQKLNKKLTEIHIPSKLDNNGDLLLDTEGYKPNKNMMHDTDIQLKQLLKDEFGNDSDISNFIKEDKNGNIKIVNPYEHIADLSPPGTPQTMATSGSVLGLDAMESGTTLNSLSSSPSTSDTEDDMSFNKEQSSTSEVAGKKDTVKRDNTEKRYIRTIRLTNEQLKCLSLTYGENDLKFSVDHGKAIVTSKLFVWRWDVPIVISDIDGTITKSDALGHVLAMIGKDWTHLGVAKLFSEISRNGYNILYLTARSAGQADSTRSYLRSIVQNGSKLPNGPVILSPDRTMAALRREVILKKPEVFKIACLNDIRSLYFEDNDNEVDSEERSTPFFAGFGNRITDALSYRTVGIPSSRIFTINTEGEVHMELLELAGYRSSYIHINELVDHFFPPVSLDRNDLRSNASIVPGSPPNKTLDNADVENNPGYKTLFRGNQEEKFTDVNFWREPLVDIDNLSDISRDDSANTDEDTDVSQQGSTSRSRTNSAKTFRANKIPQGRADSTKSNEALAASSDVEDASDFKGFRSSSRSTPSKSTRSKGDIGKQIYLELGSPLASPKMKYLDDMDDYEYNDGRSKSRRASSGAATSIDKEFMKLSMSKAGAPTSGVSKISVLDDVHSRENSDTESRREQSDDDIKRKRLPPNSINENDLEARISDEFDDDDEFDEDEFED; from the coding sequence ATGCAGTACGTAGGCAGAGCTCTTGGGTCTGTGTCCAAGACATGGTCCTCTATCAATCCAGCCACGTTATCAGGTGCTATAGACGTTATTGTCGTGGAGCACCCAGACGGAACGCTATCATGTTCTCCCTTTCATGTGAGGTTTGGCAAATTTCAGATTCTAAAGCCATCTCAAAAGAAAGTCCAAGTATTTATAAACGAGAAGCTCAGTAACATGCCGATGAAACTGAGTGACTCTGGGGAGGCTTATTTTGTCTTCGAAATGGGCGACCAAGTTACCGATGTTCCTGACGAATTGCTTGTATCTCCCGTGATGAGCGCAACATCAAGCCCCCCTCAGTCACCTGAAACATCCGTCTTGGAAGGAGGGATTGTAAGTGAAGGGGAAGGTGTGAGCGAAAATGAACATAAAAagcaggaaaagaaagttttaGAAGAACCCGATTTTTTGGATATCAACGAAACAGGAAACTTGATAAGTAAGAATGATGAAACTGCAGGACCGCCTACGACTGCGGAATCCACGACTTCTGATTCAgttgaaggaagaaaacttGTCAAACAGCGCACAAAGAATTTCCagcaaaaattgaacaagaaacTCACTGAAATTCATATACCCAGTAAACTTGACAACAATGGCGATTTACTATTAGATACTGAGGGTTACAAGCCAAACAAGAATATGATGCACGATACTGACATACAGCTGAAGCAATTGTTGAAGGACGAGTTTGGTAATGATTCAGATATTTCCAATTTCATTAAGGAGGATAAAAATGGTAACATCAAGATCGTGAACCCTTACGAGCACATTGCCGACCTATCACCTCCGGGTACACCCCAAACAATGGCGACAAGCGGATCAGTTTTGGGGTTAGATGCAATGGAATCAGGAACTACCTTAAATTCGTTGTCTTCTTCTCCGTCCACTTCCGATACGGAGGATGACATGTCGTTTAACAAGGAACAAAGCAGTACCAGTGAAGTCGCTGGCAAAAAGGATACAGTGAAAAGGGACAACACGGAGAAAAGGTATATAAGAACCATAAGATTGACCAATGAGCAGTTGAAGTGTTTAAGTCTAACCTATGGTGAAAATGACTTGAAGTTCTCAGTAGACCATGGAAAAGCTATTGTCacttcaaaattatttgtTTGGAGGTGGGACGTCCCAATTGTTATCAGTGATATCGATGGAACCATCACAAAATCGGATGCCTTGGGTCATGTCTTGGCTATGATAGGAAAGGACTGGACACATCTGGGTGTTGCTAAGTTATTCAGTGAGATCTCCAGAAATGGATATAATATACTTTATCTAACGGCAAGAAGTGCCGGGCAAGCTGATTCGACGAGAAGTTATTTGCGATCAATTGTACAAAATGGGAGCAAACTACCAAACGGGCCTGTCATTTTGTCGCCGGATAGAACAATGGCAGCGTTAAGGCGGGAGGTAATACTGAAGAAACCAGaagtcttcaaaattgcATGCCTTAACGACATCAGATCGttatattttgaagataatgataacGAGGTGGACTCGGAGGAAAGATCGACCCCGTTTTTTGCCGGCTTCGGCAATAGGATCACCGATGCTTTATCATATAGAACAGTAGGAATACCGAGTTCCCGGATCTTCACAATAAATACGGAAGGTGAGGTTCATATGGAACTATTAGAATTAGCAGGGTATAGAAGTTCTTATATTCATATCAATGAACTTGTTGACCATTTCTTTCCGCCAGTTAGCCTTGACAGAAACGATTTGAGAAGTAATGCTTCCATAGTTCCTGGATCTCCACCTAATAAAACGTTAGATAATGCCGACGTAGAGAACAACCCTGGTTATAAAACACTATTTAGGGGAAACCAAGAGGAGAAATTTACGGatgtaaatttttggaGAGAACCTTTAGTCGATATTGATAATTTGTCGGATATCAGCAGAGATGATTCTGCGAATACCGATGAAGATACAGATGTGTCACAGCAAGGTAGCACTAGTAGAAGCAGAACGAACTCTGCCAAAACCTTTAGGGCCAATAAAATTCCCCAAGGACGCGCTGACAGCACAAAAAGCAATGAAGCCTTAGCTGCCTCATCAGATGTAGAAGATGCATCTGATTTTAAAGGTTTCCGTAGTAGCTCAAGGTCCACACCCAGTAAATCAACAAGATCCAAAGGAGATATTGGGAAGCAAATATACCTTGAGCTGGGTTCACCACTTGCCTCGCCAAAGATGAAGTATTTGGATGACATGGATGATTATGAGTATAACGACGGCAgatcaaaatcaaggaGAGCATCTTCAGGGGCTGCAACAAGTATTGATAAAGAGTTTATGAAACTATCCATGTCCAAGGCTGGTGCTCCAACAAGCGGTGTCTCGAAGATCAGCGTTTTGGACGACGTACATTCACGTGAAAATTCGGATACCGAATCACGAAGGGAACaaagtgatgatgatataaAGCGTAAGCGGCTACCCCCCAACTCCATCaacgaaaatgatttgGAAGCGAGAATAAGCGATGAGTttgacgacgacgacgaatTCGACGAGGACGAATTCGAAGACTGA
- the MME1 gene encoding Mme1p (similar to Saccharomyces cerevisiae YMR166C; ancestral locus Anc_2.344), with amino-acid sequence MNSWNLSSSIPIIHTPHDHPPTSEEAADQSNSSQNDHESHDKRAGSADDLSPIWHCVISGGIGGIIGDSAMHSLDTVKTRQQGAPNVKKYRNMISAYRTIWLEEGARRGLYCGYMAAMLGSFPSAAIFFGTYEYTKRTMIEDWQINDTVTHLSAGFLGDFISSFIYVPSEVLKTRLQLQGRFNNPFFQSGYNYSNLRNAIKTVIKEEGFQSLFFGYKATLARDLPFSALQFAFYEKLRKLAFTIEKKDGKDEELSISNEILTGACAGGLAGIITTPMDVVKTRVQTQQPLSSSNKAYSVSHPHVTNGRPVALSKSILLSLRTVYQSEGVLGFFSGVGPRFVWTSVQSSIMLLLYQMTLRGLGNAFPN; translated from the coding sequence ATGAACTCATGGAACCTGAGTTCTTCAATACCGATAATACACACACCTCATGACCATCCCCCGACATCTGAAGAAGCAGCAGATCAATCAAATAGTAGTCAGAACGATCATGAATCACACGACAAGAGAGCAGGTTCGGCAGATGACTTGAGTCCTATATGGCATTGCGTCATCTCTGGTGGAATTGGTGGAATAATAGGAGATTCTGCGATGCATTCCCTGGATACTGTCAAGACAAGACAACAAGGTGCTCCAAatgttaaaaaatatagGAATATGATCTCTGCATATCGTACCATTTGGTTGGAAGAAGGTGCGAGAAGAGGTCTATACTGTGGATACATGGCAGCCATGCTAGGCTCCTTCCCATCAGCGGCAATCTTTTTCGGGACCTATGAATATACTAAGAGAACAATGATAGAAGATTGGCAGATTAATGACACCGTCACGCATTTGAGTGCTGGATTTCTTGGTGACTTCATCTCCAGTTTTATTTACGTTCCTTCAGAGGTGTTGAAAACAAGACTGCAGTTGCAAGGAAGGTTTAACAATCCTTTCTTCCAATCTGGTTACAACTATTCAAACTTAAGAAATGCCATAAAAACAgtaataaaagaagaaggattCCAAtcccttttctttggcTACAAAGCTACCCTAGCCAGAGATTTGCCATTTAGTGCATTGCAGTTTGCATTCTACGAAAAGCTCAGGAAATTAGCCTTCACgattgaaaagaaggacGGCAAAGATGAAGAGCTGTCCATATCCAACGAAATATTGACTGGTGCATGTGCGGGTGGGCTAGCCGGAATTATCACCACACCGATGGATGTTGTCAAGACTAGGGTACAGACTCAACAACCGCTCAGCTCGAGCAACAAAGCATATTCAGTATCGCATCCTCACGTAACAAACGGCAGGCCAGTAGCGCTTTCCAAGTCAATTCTACTCAGCCTGCGGACGGTTTACCAATCTGAAGGCGTACTTGGGTTTTTTAGCGGTGTGGGCCCTAGATTTGTTTGGACAAGTGTTCAAAGTAGCATAATGTTGCTATTGTATCAAATGACACTACGAGGATTGGGCAACGCATTCCCCAATTGA
- the MLH1 gene encoding mismatch repair ATPase MLH1 (similar to Saccharomyces cerevisiae MLH1 (YMR167W); ancestral locus Anc_2.341), with the protein MSSKIKALDVSVVNKIAAGEIIISPVNALKEMMENSIDANATMIDILVKEGGIKVLQITDNGSGISKADLPILCERFTTSKLQKFEDLSQIQTYGFRGEALASISHVARVTVTTKVKEDKCAWRVSYAEGKMLESPKPVAGKDGTIILVEDLFFNIPSRLRALKSQNDEYSKILDVVGRYSIHSKSIGFSCKKFGDSNYSLAVKPSYSVQDRIRTVFSNSVASNIISLHIDKIEELNLECVDGRVCNLNFISKKSISPIFFINNRLVTCDPLRRALNSVYSNYLPKGNRPFIYLGILIDPASVDVNVHPTKREVRFLSQDEIVEKIANQLHAELSTIDTSRTFKASSISTSQSGSLLLSGSNIGNEEKRKALRQAQVVENSYPTTNNQLAGVKRQENKLVRTDSSQAKITSFLSSSQQFNFNESSMKRQVNQPEAKTNSHQLQDREEESLAENEQLHDSSSNSDNKLKELRWKKQKLDTDSTPNIDSEKYTPPVSKNGYMTVPKERVNVNLTSIKKMREKVDDSIHRELTEIFANLNYVGVIDEERRLAAIQHDLKLFLVDYGSVCYELFYQIGLTDFANFGKINLQSVDVSDDIVLYKLLSEFEELSDDVSKEKVIGKIWDMSSMLNEYYSIELVNDSPDGNLKYVKLKTLPLLLKGYIPSMAKLPFFMYRLGREVSWEDEQECLDGILKEIALLYVPDMVPKVDASKVSLSESEKAQLIDKKENISSLLENILFPCIKRRFLAPRHILKDVVEIANLPGLYKVFERC; encoded by the coding sequence ATGTCCTCTAAAATAAAGGCGTTGGACGTATCAGTGGTCAATAAAATTGCCGCTGGTGAAATTATAATATCGCCCGTGAATGCCCTTAAAGAGATGATGGAGAACTCCATCGATGCGAACGCGACGATGATCGATATTCTAGTCAAGGAGGGGGGAATCAaggttcttcaaatcacCGATAATGGCTCCGGCATTAGCAAAGCTGATTTGCCAATTCTATGTGAGCGATTTACGACGTCCAAACTACAGAAATTCGAAGATTTAAGTCAGATTCAAACCTACGGATTCAGAGGGGAGGCTTTGGCCAGTATCTCTCATGTAGCAAGAGTAACAGTAACAACTAAAGTCAAAGAAGATAAATGTGCATGGAGGGTTTCATATGCTGAGGGAAAGATGTTGGAAAGCCCTAAGCCTGTCGCGGGCAAAGACGGTACCATCATCCTAGTGGAAGACctattttttaatattcCCTCAAGATTAAGGGCTTTGAAATCTCAAAATGATGAATACTCTAAAATACTAGATGTTGTTGGACGGTATTCTATTCATTCCAAGAGTATTGGGTTCTCTTGTAAAAAGTTTGGAGACTCCAATTATTCTTTAGCAGTTAAACCTTCTTACTCCGTCCAGGACAGAATTAGAACTGTGTTTAGTAATTCTGTGGCTTCTAAtataatttctttgcaTATTGACAAGATTGAAGAGCTAAATCTGGAGTGTGTCGATGGAAGAGTCTGTAATTTGAACTTCATatccaaaaaatccatttctccaatcttcttcattaataATAGATTAGTGACGTGCGACCCTTTGAGGAGAGCACTTAACAGCGTTTATTCCAATTATCTTCCAAAAGGTAATAGGCCTTTCATTTATCTGGGGATTCTTATAGATCCGGCCTCTGTGGACGTCAACGTTCATCCAACAAAGAGGGAAGTCCGTTTTTTGAGCCAAGATGAGATAGTAGAGAAGATCGCCAATCAGCTACATGCCGAATTATCAACCATAGATACCTCACGTACATTCAAAGCATCGTCAATTTCAACAAGCCAATCAGgatcattattattatcagGTAGTAACATCGGAAATGAGGAGAAGAGGAAGGCCCTCCGACAAGCCCAAGTGGTGGAAAATTCGTACCCTACAACTAATAACCAACTAGCAGGTGTGAAAAGACAGGAAAATAAGCTAGTTAGAACAGATTCTTCACAAGCGAAAATAACGTCCTTTTTATCATCAAGTCAACAGTTCAACTTCAATGAGTCGTCCATGAAGCGGCAAGTAAACCAGCCTGAAGCAAAAACTAATAGCCACCAACTTCAAGATagagaagaggaaagtTTAGCTGAAAACGAACAACTGCATGATAGTTCTTCAAACAGTGATAATAAACTGAAAGAATTGCGTTggaagaaacaaaagttAGACACTGATAGTACTCCAAACATCGACAGTGAAAAGTATACGCCTCCAGTTTCAAAAAACGGGTATATGACAGTTCCCAAAGAGCGTGTCAATGTAAACCTTACGagtattaaaaaaatgcgcGAAAAGGTAGACGATTCAATACATCGAGAACTAACGGAAATTTTCGCAAATTTAAACTATGTAGGAGTTATTGATGAGGAAAGAAGATTAGCCGCAATCCAGCATGATTTGAAGCTCTTTTTAGTAGATTACGGATCTGTGTGCTATGAACTATTCTATCAAATCGGTTTGACAGACTTCGCAAACTTCGGTAAGATCAATTTACAGAGCGTAGATGTCTCAGATGACATAGTCTTATATAAGCTCTTATCAGAATTCGAGGAGTTGAGTGACGATgtctcaaaagaaaaagttatCGGTAAAATATGGGACATGAGTAGCATGCTAAATGAGTACTATTCCATAGAATTAGTAAACGATAGTCCAGATGGTAATTTAAAATATGTCAAGTTGAAAACGTTGCCTTTACTTTTAAAAGGTTACATTCCATCCATGGCTAAGTTGCCATTTTTTATGTATCGCTTGGGTAGAGAAGTGAGTTGGGAAGATGAACAAGAATGCCTGGAtggaattttgaaagagattGCATTGCTATATGTGCCGGATATGGTTCCTAAAGTAGATGCGTCTAAAGTATCGCTGTCTGAAAGTGAAAAGGCCCAGCTCATAGATAAAAAGGAGAATATATCTTCACTACTAGAAAATATCCTCTTTCCTTGtataaaaagaaggtttCTGGCACCTAGACACATCCTCAAAGACGTCGTCGAAATAGCTAACCTTCCTGGCTTATacaaagtttttgaaaggtGTTGA
- the CEP3 gene encoding Cep3p (similar to Saccharomyces cerevisiae CEP3 (YMR168C); ancestral locus Anc_2.340), whose product MFNRTTELKSKHPCPVCTRRKVKCDRMIPCGNCRKRGQDSECIKLSKVITTSSSKEYLPDLLLFWQNYEYWITNIGLYKTKSNDLNRIPSTLGRDIEECRFWMNYLERDQSFQLMNFAMENLGALYFGSIGDISELYLRVEQYWSRRQDEKYSVDSRYWDALIWSVFTMCIYYMPVEKLSEIFSVYPLQEQLGSDKELSWGDSLQSIMFKNFARCTLLQLKECDFMAHADIRFIQSYLILATTTFSYEEPLLANSLLTQCIHIFKSFHVDDFRPLLNDDPVESIAKVTLGRIFYRLCGCDYLQSGPRKPIELHTEVSSLLQHAAYLQDLPNVDVYREENSTEVLHWKIMSLDRDLDQYLNKASKPPLKTLDAIKRELDILQYKVDSLEEDSRSSHSKFEKFIAVFQTSTVSWKLFKMYLIYYDTSDSLPKVIHYSKVIIGLIVKNFQMEIDFFNRHPMVLQTVTRAVSFMCFYQIFIESKAIQELLIDLTELTANLPPIFGSKLDKLVYLIERFNKLKQLWDNIRLSDSGDSFHHPVFKILQNDVKIIELKNNEMFSLIKGLGSLVPLNRLREESLLGEEDEESTESREFRDIVEDFQSEYSITNILS is encoded by the coding sequence ATGTTTAATCGTACTACCGAATTGAAATCCAAGCATCCCTGTCCAGTATGTACGAGACGAAAAGTCAAATGTGACCGTATGATACCGTGCGGGAACTGCAGAAAGAGGGGACAGGATTCGGAATGCATAAAATTGTCGAAAGTGATAACAACCTCATCTTCTAAGGAATATCTTCCTGATCTATTACTATTCTGGCAAAACTATGAATACTGGATTACAAACATTGGGCTATACAAAACGAAATCGAATGATCTCAATAGAATACCGTCTACTTTGGGCAGAGACATCGAAGAGTGCAGGTTTTGGATGAATTATCTCGAAAGAGACCAATCGTTTCAACTAATGAACTTTGCAATGGAAAATTTAGGTGCTTTGTATTTTGGGTCCATTGGGGATATCAGCGAACTGTACCTCAGGGTAGAGCAGTACTGGAGTAGAAGACAAGACGAGAAGTACAGCGTTGACAGTCGATACTGGGATGCGCTGATATGGTCTGTCTTTACCATGTGCATTTATTACATGCCAGTTGAGAAACTATCGGAGATATTTTCTGTATACCCTCTTCAAGAACAACTGGGTAGTGATAAAGAGCTGAGCTGGGGAGACAGCTTGCAGTCAATTatgttcaaaaactttGCACGCTGCACGCTCTTACAATTGAAAGAATGCGATTTCATGGCACATGCTGATATAAGGTTCATTCAGTCATATCTGATTCTTGCTACCACAACTTTTTCATATGAGGAACCATTGTTGGCAAACTCGCTACTAACACAGTGTATTCACATTTTTAAAAGTTTTCATGTGGACGATTTTAGACCGTTACTCAATGATGATCCTGTCGAAAGTATAGCAAAAGTAACTTTGGGAAGGATTTTTTATCGTTTGTGTGGGTGCGACTATCTTCAATCCGGGCCACGCAAACCAATCGAACTTCATACAGAAGTCTCTTCTTTACTACAACATGCAGCTTATTTACAGGATTTGCCTAATGTCGATGTCTACAGAGAGGAAAACAGCACGGAAGTTCTGCATTGGAAAATCATGTCATTAGATAGGGATTTAGATCAGTACTTGAACAAAGCATCAAAACCACCCTTAAAAACATTAGATGCCATCAAGCGCGAGCTGGATATCCTTCAATACAAGGTAGACTCGTTGGAGGAAGATTCTAGATCAAGTCATagtaaatttgaaaagtttattgcagtttttcaaacatCTACTGTTTCATGgaaattattcaaaatgtATTTAATATATTATGACACATCAGATTCGTTGCCAAAAGTTATACACTATTCTAAAGTAATCATCGGTCTTATCGTCAAGAACTTTCAAATGGAAATTGACTTTTTTAATAGACACCCAATGGTGCTGCAGACCGTTACGAGGGCGGTATCTTTCATGTGCTTTTATCAAATATTCATAGAATCGAAGGCTATCCAAGAACTTCTAATAGACCTCACTGAACTTACTGCAAATCTTCCTCCGATATTTGGTTCAAAATTAGATAAGCTAGTTTATTTGATCGAAAGGTTTAATAAATTGAAACAGCTATGGGACAATATCAGACTTTCAGACTCCGGTGATTCATTTCATCATcctgttttcaaaattttacaaaatgatGTCAAGATAAttgaattaaaaaataacgaaatGTTTTCCCTCATCAAGGGACTAGGGTCCTTAGTTCCACTGAACAGACTCAGAGAAGAATCTCTGCTTGGggaggaagatgaagaaagtaCGGAGTCCAGGGAGTTTAGAGATATTGTGGAAGACTTCCAATCCGAATATAGCATTACTAATATACTCTCCTGA